One genomic region from Augochlora pura isolate Apur16 chromosome 7, APUR_v2.2.1, whole genome shotgun sequence encodes:
- the Cdm gene encoding importin-13-like protein cdm, whose amino-acid sequence MDYTAVVDQAVKQFYADGNNEVHLWLLQVQTSPEAWTFVWELLAPSKSWEVQFFAATTLHAKISKHWNEVPKNEYPALRDRLLNCIKQPSIPKFILSKLCQALAAFLANISAMESDEENKNVVIELMDMLPSDSLPMLELLLRTLSLLPVEFERRYEAKRIKLHENLVNGWYKTTWFLQQVFAMCNPNSPGSDIALHLLAMECALFWLKVSELPLEATGQIYHHLLIAAAYYAPSRDSAEDENSKGWEVVHECLNMIVNHSELRSRPQTLWGWAHSLVTMARQYNGKYFCEILTAMGETHSRYFLRALVEEGNEMQKSTSEGLIELLLQCSEQEGRYPTDETRSCIPFGFWFSLQDDIETLDQPYENRALVVLKPVYARLAQALLRKSTLPSSSNEAGDANERELFRCYRQDVADTLDYCYRVLGQDLLILLGQRLSQTLDGTERWTEVETTLHAFEALADSVGLQESHYIPALMDLVLTRIPYDHYPGEVLACVCSTVGRYAEWIGMHPDPWLERVLHVITLGLTRSSITAPLASMALKDLVRECGQHLTPFAPSILNIIEQTLPTVTPGCAEGLRLMSAAGKLLNTLSTVEEKLAHLDATLGLCIIKIRELLEQPLFVARVAVTKQLKMATTFFSALEGSIGKSVLDGLLPIFNQIIGHPEWSQDNATLEEMYVCAQKSLLSLLHPEVDTRPLLPILTTSYKNWPHPAALNLLRHLVLLLGRDPENAIGRVFAELSSVTLSGVRACRSVPGNLSDWAELMESYLRLLAQICKKNPKMLLQVPDQIPEMLQCGMDCLMLPENETIKAAGCFLSQAIMQSPQLDTFIEPIGQELVFVIMECVGGRIPRNCLEPHAEVLVSLNKKHIKWTGHWLRNAIEKLSGQFLVPEVQKKVFICQVVKEKKKQQMGDILKEFSLQNLVLKNNTNCIDQNARS is encoded by the exons ATGGATTACACAGCTGTCGTTGATCAGGCTGTGAAACAGTTCTACGCTGATGGGAACAATGAGGTACATTTGTGGCTCCTACAGGTACAAACTTCCCCAGAAGCTTGGACCTTCGTTTGGGAGCTCCTTGCACCTTCTAAG tcaTGGGAAGTACAATTCTTTGCAGCCACTACACTGCATGCCAAGATTTCTAAACATTGGAACGAAGTACCTAAGAACGAGTACCCTGCCCTACGTGATCGTTTGCTCAATTGTATAAAACAACCTAGTATACCAAAGTTCATTCTGTCAAAGCTCTGTCAAGCG TTAGCTGCATTCCTAGCTAACATTAGTGCTATGGAAAGCGATGAGGAAAATAAGAATGTTGTGATTGAGCTCATGGACATGTTGCCCTCTGATTCACTACCTATGTTGGAATTGTTATTGCGTACGCTTTCTCTGTTACCTGTAGAG TTTGAAAGGAGGTATGAAGCGAAACGAATCaaattacatgaaaatttaGTCAATGGTTGGTACAAAACGACATGGTTCCTGCAGCAAGTATTTGCTATGTGCAATCCGAATTCCCCTGGCAGCGATATAGCGTTACACCTGTTAGCAATGGAATGTGCATTATTCTGGCTGAAAGTTAGTGAATTGCCCCTAGAAGCAACTGGGCAAATATATCATCATTTGTTAATCGCTGCCGCTTATTATGCGCCAAGCAG GGACAGCGCAGAGGACGAAAACAGCAAAGGTTGGGAAGTAGTTCACGAATGTTTAAACATGATTGTGAATCATAGCGAACTCAGAAGCAGACCACAAACGCTGTGGGGCTGGGCGCACAGCTTGGTAACTATGGCAAGACAATACAATGGAAAGTACTTCTGCGAGATTCTAACTGCTATGGGAGAGACGCATAGCAGATATTTTTTACGTGCTCTAGTGGAAGAAGGAAACGAGATGCAGAAATCAACTTCAGAAGGATTGATCGAGTTGTTACTACAGTGTTCTGAACAGGAGGGACGTTATCCCACCGATGAGACACGCAGTTGTATCCCATTTGGATTTTGGTTCTCGTTACAAGATGATATAGAAACGCTTGACCAACCATATGAGAACCGTGCTTTGGTAGTTCTGAAACCCGTTTACGCGAGACTGGCGCAAGCCTTGTTGCGAAAATCCACACTTCCTTCGTCCTCCAATGAAGCCGGGGATGCAAACGAGCGGGAGCTTTTCAGGTGTTACAGGCAAGACGTAGCAGACACCTTGGACTACTGTTACAGGGTACTAGGACAAGATCTATTGATACTTCTTGGACAAAGATTAAGTCAAACGTTGGACGGAACGGAACGGTGGACGGAGGTTGAAACAACATTGCACGCTTTCGAAGCGCTAGCGGACAGTGTCGGATTACAAGAATCGCATTACATTCCTGCTCTGATGGATTTAGTCCTAACTCGTATTCCATATGATCACTATCCAGGAGAG GTACTGGCCTGTGTTTGTTCGACAGTGGGTAGGTATGCCGAGTGGATCGGCATGCATCCGGATCCTTGGCTTGAGAGAGTGTTGCATGTCATAACATTGGGTTTAACGAGGAGCTCAATAACCGCTCCTCTCGCCAGCATGGCTCTGAAAGACCTTGTCAGAGAATGCGGGCAACATCTCACTCCTTTCGCACCATCTATTCTGAATATCATCGAACAAACACTACCAACCGTGACACCCGGATGCGCGGAGGGTTTGCGATTAATGTCCGCTGCCGGCAAATTGTTGAACACTTTGTCCACAGTCGAAGAAAAGTTAGCCCACCTGGATGCCACGTTAGGTCTATGCATAATAAAGATCAGAGAGTTATTGGAGCAACCGTTATTTGTAGCTCGCGTCGCGGTGACTAAACAACTCAAAATGGCCACGACGTTCTTCTCCGCGCTGGAAGGCTCCATTGGGAAGTCCGTTTTGGACGGGCTTCTTCCCATCTTCAATCAGATAATTGGCCATCCCGAATGGAGCCAAGATAATGCCACGCTGGAAGAGATGTACGTTTGCGCGCAGAAGTCTCTGTTATCGTTGTTGCATCCTGAAGTAGACACACGACCGCTTCTCCCGATCTTGACAACGTCCTACAAGAATTGGCCTCATCCTGCTGCGTTGAATCTCCTCCGGCATCTAGTACTGTTGCTAGGAAGAGATCCTGAGAACGCGATAGGTCGGGTTTTTGCAGAACTGAGTTCTGTAACCTTGAGTGGAGTAAGAGCATGCCGATCTGTCCCCGGTAATTTGTCCGATTGGGCGGAACTGATGGAATCGTATCTTCGATTACTGGcacaaatatgtaaaaagaatCCTAAAATGTTGCTGCAAGTCCCGGATCAAATACCTGAAATGTTACAGTGCG GAATGGACTGCTTAATGTTACCAGAAAATGAGACAATTAAGGCAGCTGGATGCTTCTTGAGTCAAGCCATTATGCAAAGTCCGCAATTGGATACTTTTATCGAACCAATTGGGCAAGAACTTGTTTTTGTGATTATGGAATGCGTAG gtGGAAGAATACCGCGAAATTGTCTAGAGCCACACGCAGAAGTCTTGGTATCGTTAAACAAAAAACATATAAAGTGGACAGGTCATTGGCTTCGGAACGCCATTGAAAAACTCTCAGGACAGTTTTTGGTCCCTGAAGTACAAAAGAAGGTGTTCATATGCCAAGTtgtgaaagagaaaaagaagcaaCAGATGGGTGATATATTGAAGGAATTTAGTCTGCAGAATCTGGtactgaaaaataatacgaacTGTATCGATCAGAACGCTCGGTCATGA
- the LOC144473125 gene encoding dnaJ homolog subfamily C member 11: MDDDNDQENPIEDDYYTLLNIPKTATIEEINNAYRRQSKLFHPDKHTDPTLKKEAEVLFNRMKKAYEVLRDPHQRAIYDSVGVRGLETEGWEIVQRTKTPEEIREEYERLARDREERRLQQHTNPKGSITVNINATDLFNKYDEDYEDSKGILSCLEVSGMSFTQSIEAPLTLRDTVTMYGELGTQNGTGTGSINVSTRRLVSSKGWVELDVGVGNGPTLSLKGFRTLTRRLFCDGATILQFTARGIRPGLVGTLAMQLDKHTVGYLTYRAGIQNDMSTMIVRDTSRTYTAFSIHLGILQTFMSLNYTYKLEEKQLKLRGSIKAGTFGMLLEYGAEKKVSRHSSLAAAVRVGVPTGVTLRVKLSRASQSYTFSMHLSDEILPAPIFYATVVPIVTWIVVKKIIIDPVVKEREEREKEKQREMNRSRMVEKQKEAKIATELMKATVSRIRAEEEGKRGLIITKALYGRFVYPQQNRSASEEHLHRDEVIDVTIPLQCLVKDSTLVLHTASKSQLPGFYDPCVGEEKQLLVQYLFHTITHECIIKDNAPLKIPIKSHKVNTT; encoded by the exons ATGGATGATGATAATGATCAAGAGAACCCAATCGAGGACGACTACTATACGCTCTTAAATATCCCCAAAACT GCAACCatcgaagaaattaacaatgcATATCGTAGACAGAGCAAACTCTTTCACCCAGACAAGCATACAGATCCTACGCTTAAGAAAGAGGCGGAGGTTCTATTTAATCGTATGAAAAAGGCTTATGAAG TTTTAAGGGATCCGCATCAAAGGGCTATCTATGATTCTGTGGGCGTCCGAGGGTTGGAAACAGAAGGATGGGAGATTGTACAGCGTACTAAAACCCCTGAAGAGATCCGAGAGGAATACGAACGTTTAGCGAGGGacagagaagaaagaagactTCAACAACACACAAATCCTAAAGGTAGCATCACAGTAAACATCAATGCTACGGATCTTTTTAACAAATACGACGAAGACTATGAAGATAG cAAGGGAATACTTTCGTGCCTGGAAGTCAGTGGAATGTCGTTTACACAGTCAATTGAAGCACCTCTTACGTTAAGAGACACAGTAACCATGTATGGTGAATTAGGTACACAAAATGGAACAGGTACCGGTTCTATAAACGTCTCTACTAGACGATTGGTATCGTCAAAAGGGTGGGTAGAATTGGACGTGGGTGTCGGGAATGGACCCACATTGTCTTTAAAAGGCTTTCGTACATTAACAAGAAGACTATTCTGCGATGGTGCAACCATATTGCAATTTACGGCACGAGGAATTAGACCCGGCCTTGTAGGAA cGCTTGCAATGCAACTGGACAAGCATACAGTAGGGTACCTCACGTATAGAGCAGGAATACAAAACGATATGAGTACAATGATTGTGAGGGACACATCCAGAACTTATACTGCGTTTTCAATTCACTTAGGTATTCTACAGACCTTCATGAgtctaaattatacatataaactgGAAGAAAAACAACTAAAGCTACGTGGAAGTATTAA GGCTGGTACTTTTGGAATGTTACTGGAGTACGGGGCAGAGAAAAAAGTTTCGCGACACAGTAGTCTCGCGGCTGCGGTACGAGTCGGTGTACCAACAGGTGTCACTTTGAGAGTGAAGTTGAGCAGGGCTTCTCAATCGTACACGTTTTCTATGCACTTAAGCGATGAAATCCTTCCTGCTCCTATATTTTATGCCACTGTGGTCCCTATAGTGACCTGGATTGTTGTGAAAAAGATCATAATTGACCCGGTGGTAAAGGAACGAGAAGAAcgcgaaaaagagaaacagagggaGATGAACAGATCAAGAATGGTGGAAAAGCAGAAAGAAGCAAAAATAGCTACCGAATTAATGAAGGCCACTGTCAGCAGAATAAGggcagaagaagaaggaaagaggGGTCTTATCATTACAAAGGCGTTGTATGGGCGATTCGTATATCCTCAACAAAATAGGTCCGCTTCGGAAGAACACCTGCATAGAGATGAAGTTATAGACGTAACAATTCCGTTACAGTGTCTAGTGAAGGATTCAACGTTGGTCCTCCACACCGCATCGAAG AGTCAGTTGCCTGGTTTTTATGATCCATGCGTTGGAGAGGAAAAGCAGTTATTAGTACAATACCTATTTCACACTATAACCCATGAATGCATTATCAAAGACAATGCGCCACTCAAAATACCTATAAAAT CACACAAAGTGAATACCACATGA